In Streptococcus oralis, a single window of DNA contains:
- a CDS encoding response regulator transcription factor, with product MKYKVLVIDDDIAILRLIQNVLENKNFVVDTRTAIPEIDICHFIGYDLIILDIMMPHDGIEICKYIREFISVPIIFLTSKNLEEDIVYGIQSGADDYITKPFSIPELVARVQMHIRREVRNNHSSEILQFGPLAIDKTKEELRISDIHIPTTKREFQLILLLSSNPNRIFSNDELFDYLYPHDSETLGRSITEYVYQIRQKLKPYEINPIKTIWGGGYQWITL from the coding sequence ATGAAATATAAAGTCCTAGTCATAGATGATGATATTGCCATTTTAAGACTTATTCAAAATGTTCTAGAGAATAAAAACTTTGTCGTCGATACGCGGACTGCTATTCCAGAAATTGATATCTGTCATTTTATCGGCTATGATTTAATTATTTTAGATATTATGATGCCCCACGATGGAATTGAAATCTGTAAGTATATCCGAGAATTTATTTCTGTTCCAATCATATTTTTAACATCCAAAAATTTAGAAGAGGATATTGTATATGGTATACAGTCCGGTGCAGATGACTATATTACAAAACCATTTAGCATACCTGAACTAGTAGCTAGAGTACAGATGCATATCCGTCGAGAAGTGCGCAATAATCATTCTAGTGAGATTCTACAATTTGGACCTCTGGCAATTGATAAAACTAAAGAAGAACTTAGAATTTCGGATATACATATTCCAACTACAAAAAGAGAATTCCAATTAATTTTGTTGCTTTCCAGCAATCCAAATAGAATATTTTCAAATGACGAACTCTTTGATTATCTTTACCCTCATGATTCTGAAACACTGGGAAGGTCTATTACAGAGTATGTATACCAAATCAGGCAAAAATTAAAACCTTATGAAATTAATCCAATTAAAACAATCTGGGGAGGTGGTTATCAGTGGATAACGCTCTGA
- a CDS encoding sensor histidine kinase, which translates to MDNALTFNQLIKQTYFKILRQFLISLFLFYLLPLLFTAFTNITEKNAGAFTIYFSTISWIYISLILFSIIAKNISNLLEKIKQETNIVYNQSLLVDINEQAPAKLTLIELIETRQKIQEMQSTIKKMIQSEKQQKKELMFQVSAAAHDLKTPLTIIQGNAQFLQSIDITGNIGQCLGDIEIASQQLNRYFNQLINYSKTFYNDSSNWESFSSDYLLELFEQEIKLITDKKAKIQFSNNLPITINLTLNLNLFLRAILNIINNAIDHSKSNYPLIRVDYKLIDNKFYISIWNSDSSFSENILEKYELLYYQDKQATNSEQGSHFGIGLAFVNRVAKIHGGEVNLSNFENGALVTIYIPV; encoded by the coding sequence GTGGATAACGCTCTGACTTTTAACCAACTGATTAAACAAACATATTTTAAGATTTTAAGACAATTTCTTATTAGTCTTTTTCTATTTTATTTGCTACCATTGTTATTTACTGCTTTTACTAATATTACTGAAAAAAATGCAGGTGCATTTACTATCTATTTCAGCACAATTTCTTGGATTTATATTAGTCTAATTTTATTTTCTATTATTGCTAAAAATATTAGCAACCTTCTAGAAAAGATAAAGCAAGAAACAAATATTGTTTATAATCAAAGTCTATTGGTTGATATAAATGAACAAGCCCCAGCTAAATTAACTTTGATTGAACTGATTGAAACAAGACAAAAAATTCAGGAAATGCAGTCAACGATTAAAAAAATGATTCAATCTGAAAAACAGCAAAAAAAGGAATTGATGTTTCAAGTCTCAGCTGCAGCACATGATTTGAAGACACCTTTAACAATTATTCAAGGAAATGCTCAATTTTTACAATCTATAGATATTACTGGAAATATTGGTCAATGTTTAGGAGATATCGAAATTGCTAGCCAACAACTTAATAGATACTTTAATCAGCTAATTAATTACTCTAAAACATTCTATAATGATAGTTCTAATTGGGAGAGTTTCTCTTCGGATTACTTACTTGAATTATTTGAACAAGAAATTAAGTTAATTACTGATAAAAAGGCTAAAATCCAATTTTCAAATAATCTACCAATCACTATTAATTTAACACTTAATTTAAACTTATTCCTACGAGCAATCCTAAATATTATTAATAATGCAATTGACCATTCCAAAAGTAATTATCCATTAATAAGAGTAGACTATAAGTTAATAGATAATAAATTTTATATTTCCATATGGAATAGCGATTCTTCATTTTCTGAGAATATACTCGAGAAATATGAGTTACTATACTATCAAGACAAACAGGCAACAAATTCAGAGCAAGGAAGTCATTTCGGAATTGGATTAGCATTTGTTAATCGGGTAGCGAAAATTCATGGCGGAGAAGTAAATTTGAGTAATTTTGAGAACGGTGCTCTTGTCACTATTTATATACCAGTCTAG
- a CDS encoding SAG1250 family conjugative relaxase, which translates to MVVTKHFATHGKKYRRRLIKYILNPDKTDNLKLVSDFGMSNYLDFPSHAEMVEMYNVNFSNNDKLYESRNDRQEKHQQTIHAHHLIQSFSPEDSLTPEKINRIGYETMMELTGGRFKFIVATHTDKDHVHNHILINAIDRNSDKKLIWNYALERNLRMISDRISKVAGAKIIEKRYSYRDYKKYRESSHKFELKQRLYFLLQQSKSFDDFLEKAKQLHVQIDFSQKHSRFLMTDRTMIKPIRGRQLSKRDLYDEEFFRTHFAKQEIESRLEFLLNRVNSLEELKTKVKELNLTINLKQKNVTFILEEDNQKISLGHQKISDKKLYDVKFFQDYFKNKEVGASEELENLQEQYHAFQKERDKDKVSTEEIEEVFETFKEKRDTVHEFEVELAENQIDELVDEGIYIKVSFGIKQSGLIFIPNYQLDIIEEDNQKKYKVYIRESTSYFVYNKEHSDKNQYIKGRTLIRQLTNDNRVIPYRRPTVDRLQEKISEINLLIELTERDKKYQDIKDELVAEIAELDIKLTQTNEKIATLNKMAEVLINLKSEDVSSRKLARYDFSKLNLPESITVEQVTEEIRVFQEELGHYLYEYERLIRILEEFVKMLNITTNNPNPKFQENILMD; encoded by the coding sequence ATGGTAGTTACTAAACACTTTGCGACGCACGGGAAAAAATATCGTAGGCGTTTAATCAAGTATATTCTCAACCCTGATAAAACGGACAATTTGAAATTGGTATCTGATTTTGGCATGAGCAATTACTTGGACTTCCCTAGTCATGCAGAAATGGTAGAGATGTACAATGTCAACTTCAGCAATAATGACAAGTTGTACGAATCCAGAAACGACCGACAAGAAAAACACCAACAAACTATTCATGCTCATCACCTCATTCAATCATTTTCTCCTGAAGATAGTCTGACACCTGAAAAAATTAACCGCATTGGTTATGAGACCATGATGGAATTGACAGGAGGTCGTTTTAAGTTTATCGTAGCAACTCACACAGACAAAGATCATGTTCATAATCACATCCTAATCAACGCTATTGACCGCAATTCAGATAAAAAGTTGATATGGAACTATGCCTTGGAACGAAACCTCCGTATGATTTCAGACCGTATTTCTAAAGTGGCTGGTGCAAAAATTATTGAGAAACGTTATTCCTATCGAGATTATAAAAAATATAGGGAATCTAGTCATAAGTTTGAATTGAAACAACGTCTTTATTTTTTGCTGCAGCAATCTAAATCGTTTGATGATTTTTTAGAGAAAGCAAAGCAGTTGCATGTTCAGATTGATTTTAGTCAAAAGCATAGCCGTTTTTTGATGACAGATAGAACGATGATAAAACCAATTCGAGGACGCCAACTCAGCAAACGAGATCTATATGATGAAGAATTTTTTAGAACGCATTTTGCTAAGCAAGAGATTGAAAGTCGTTTAGAATTTTTGTTGAACCGTGTCAATTCTTTAGAAGAGTTAAAAACAAAAGTAAAAGAATTGAATCTAACCATTAACTTAAAACAAAAAAATGTAACTTTTATTCTGGAAGAAGATAATCAAAAGATAAGTTTGGGTCATCAAAAAATAAGTGATAAGAAATTATATGATGTCAAATTTTTTCAAGATTATTTTAAAAATAAGGAAGTCGGTGCTTCAGAAGAATTAGAGAATTTACAGGAACAGTACCATGCTTTCCAAAAAGAGCGAGATAAGGATAAAGTATCCACTGAAGAGATTGAGGAAGTCTTTGAGACATTTAAGGAAAAACGAGATACCGTTCATGAATTTGAAGTGGAACTTGCAGAGAACCAAATAGATGAGCTAGTTGATGAGGGTATTTATATCAAAGTGTCTTTTGGTATTAAGCAGAGTGGTCTCATTTTCATTCCCAATTATCAGCTAGATATTATCGAAGAAGACAATCAGAAAAAATATAAAGTCTATATCCGAGAGTCAACCTCATATTTTGTCTATAACAAAGAACATTCGGATAAGAATCAGTATATTAAAGGGCGAACCTTGATTAGACAGTTAACCAACGATAATCGAGTAATACCATACAGAAGACCGACTGTTGATCGACTTCAAGAAAAGATTTCTGAGATTAACCTCTTGATTGAGTTAACAGAGAGAGACAAAAAATACCAGGACATCAAAGACGAACTGGTTGCAGAAATAGCAGAGCTAGACATCAAACTGACTCAAACAAATGAAAAAATCGCCACCTTAAACAAGATGGCGGAAGTGCTTATCAATTTGAAGAGTGAAGATGTGAGCAGTCGAAAGCTTGCAAGATATGACTTTTCAAAATTAAATTTGCCAGAATCAATTACAGTCGAACAAGTAACCGAAGAAATAAGAGTGTTTCAAGAGGAGCTAGGTCATTATCTTTATGAGTATGAAAGACTGATTAGAATATTGGAAGAATTTGTAAAAATGTTAAATATTACTACTAATAATCCTAATCCAAAATTTCAAGAGAATATTTTGATGGACTAA
- the mobC gene encoding plasmid mobilization relaxosome protein MobC: MVYRYRTNLKKVFLTDPELHQLNERIAKSNCQNFSVYARKVLLNPNMSFVTINTDTYDQLVFELRRIGNNINQIARAINQSHLISQDQLQELSKGVGELIKEVDKEFQVEVKRLKEFHGSY, from the coding sequence ATGGTTTATCGCTATCGTACCAATCTCAAAAAAGTATTTCTAACTGATCCAGAATTACACCAATTGAATGAACGGATTGCTAAGAGCAATTGTCAAAATTTCTCAGTCTATGCCAGAAAAGTTTTACTTAATCCCAATATGTCATTTGTCACGATTAACACTGATACTTATGACCAGTTAGTTTTTGAATTGAGACGGATTGGAAATAACATCAATCAAATTGCGCGTGCGATTAATCAAAGCCATCTGATTTCTCAGGACCAATTACAAGAATTGAGTAAAGGAGTTGGAGAGTTAATTAAGGAAGTGGACAAAGAATTTCAAGTTGAGGTGAAAAGACTGAAGGAGTTTCATGGTAGTTACTAA
- a CDS encoding SAG1252 family conjugative relaxosome accessory protein, whose translation MGQEIKSIRKQFRITRQEEKQIKEMMREQKMESFSEFLRQNLLKKNYQDRIFESWFSLWNSQKLEQISRDVYEVLVVARENHQVTQEHVSILLTCVQELIVEINQAQPLSREFCEKYMG comes from the coding sequence ATGGGACAAGAAATTAAGTCAATCCGAAAGCAATTTAGAATCACGAGACAAGAAGAAAAACAGATAAAAGAAATGATGAGGGAACAAAAAATGGAAAGTTTCTCAGAATTTCTTCGTCAGAATTTATTGAAAAAGAATTATCAGGATAGAATTTTTGAAAGTTGGTTCTCTCTTTGGAACTCTCAGAAGTTAGAACAGATTAGTCGAGATGTGTATGAAGTTCTGGTTGTTGCAAGAGAAAATCATCAAGTGACTCAAGAGCACGTCTCAATCTTATTGACTTGTGTTCAAGAATTAATTGTAGAAATCAATCAAGCTCAGCCACTCAGTCGTGAATTCTGTGAAAAATATATGGGATAG
- a CDS encoding TIR domain-containing protein translates to MATKVFISFRFSDGKKIKDELVDLFDGSTEVINRSEDKDRSQMSEETIQDYLYDKLKDTSVTIVLLTPEAISYKKDLRGNYDDWLYDELRYSLENRENNRTNGVIAIYTDEAKDKVLDDSTHYCQHCQQTKSCRSLKYFDNLARENMLNIKSAYKKNPCNDLYDNEHDSYISLVSLNDFKEDYSRYIQNAKDKRERLDEFNIAKRM, encoded by the coding sequence ATGGCGACCAAAGTATTTATTTCGTTCCGTTTTAGTGATGGAAAAAAGATTAAAGATGAATTAGTTGATTTATTTGATGGTTCTACCGAGGTAATAAATAGATCTGAAGATAAAGATAGAAGTCAAATGAGCGAAGAAACAATTCAGGATTATTTATACGATAAATTGAAAGATACCTCTGTTACAATTGTATTATTGACACCAGAAGCAATTTCTTACAAAAAAGATTTGCGAGGGAACTACGATGATTGGCTTTATGATGAACTTAGATATTCTTTAGAGAATAGGGAAAATAATAGAACAAATGGTGTGATAGCTATCTATACTGATGAAGCTAAAGATAAGGTACTAGACGATAGTACTCATTATTGTCAACATTGTCAGCAAACTAAGTCGTGTAGGTCTTTGAAATATTTTGATAATTTAGCTAGAGAGAACATGTTAAATATTAAGTCGGCTTATAAGAAAAATCCATGTAATGATCTTTATGATAATGAACACGATTCTTATATTTCTTTAGTGAGTTTGAACGATTTCAAAGAAGATTATAGTCGATATATTCAGAATGCAAAAGACAAAAGAGAACGATTAGATGAGTTCAATATAGCTAAGAGGATGTAA
- a CDS encoding SIR2 family protein: MRKEQFIKKFTKAVQDSNAAVFAGAGTSVDAGFVNWKKLVKPFADEIDLDIDKESDLVGLTQYYINSKMGNRGSVNQEIVYQFSSQEAETKVTNLLTRLPISTYWTTNYDNVIENGLKKNNRRGDIKRKIDDLAISIRDSDAIVYKMHGDVDSPNDAVISKDDYERYSDKNSLFVTALRGDLVSKTFLFVGFGFEDPNLESILGKVNVLLGDNKREHYCIQKQVLERDYDADIEGYNYAKIKQDLKIKDLQRYGIETVLVDDYSEISDLIQKIEEEYLKNTIFISGSISDYNENWSEEKVNQYCYDLSSFLISKDYKIISGFGLGIGSSVINGALDQIYKTKYRHVAEHLGLFPFPQNDNGKKSLKERWTENREQMISESGVCIFLFGNKLVDGKVKIASGMMEEFQIAKAKEKIIIPIASTGFAAKEIFDEMKQSGEYSYLDNYWETLETEKDFAKVFSTIDKIINEVR; this comes from the coding sequence ATGAGGAAAGAGCAATTTATTAAAAAATTTACGAAAGCTGTTCAAGATAGCAATGCGGCAGTTTTTGCTGGCGCAGGAACATCAGTTGACGCAGGATTTGTTAACTGGAAAAAGCTCGTAAAGCCATTTGCGGATGAGATTGATTTAGATATTGATAAAGAGTCAGATTTAGTGGGATTGACTCAATATTATATCAATTCTAAAATGGGAAATCGAGGTTCTGTAAATCAGGAAATAGTTTATCAATTTTCTAGTCAAGAAGCAGAAACAAAAGTAACGAATTTACTAACACGACTACCCATTTCTACATATTGGACGACAAACTATGATAACGTAATTGAAAACGGTTTAAAGAAAAACAATCGTAGAGGAGATATAAAGAGAAAGATAGATGATTTAGCAATTAGTATTCGTGATAGCGATGCCATTGTTTATAAGATGCATGGTGATGTAGATTCGCCTAATGATGCAGTTATTTCAAAAGATGATTATGAAAGATATAGTGATAAAAACTCTTTATTTGTAACAGCTTTACGAGGTGACTTAGTTTCTAAAACATTTTTATTTGTAGGTTTTGGTTTTGAAGATCCTAATTTAGAATCTATTCTGGGGAAGGTAAATGTCTTGCTGGGAGATAATAAGAGAGAACATTATTGTATTCAAAAACAAGTGTTAGAGAGAGACTATGACGCAGATATCGAAGGATATAATTACGCTAAAATAAAACAAGATTTAAAAATCAAAGATTTACAGAGATATGGAATAGAGACCGTTCTAGTAGATGATTATTCTGAAATATCTGACTTAATACAAAAAATTGAGGAGGAGTACTTAAAAAATACAATCTTCATTTCAGGTAGTATATCAGATTATAATGAGAATTGGAGTGAAGAAAAGGTAAATCAATACTGCTATGATTTATCTAGTTTTCTTATTTCAAAAGATTATAAAATAATATCAGGGTTTGGACTGGGGATAGGAAGCAGTGTTATTAACGGTGCGCTGGATCAAATTTATAAAACTAAATATAGACATGTGGCTGAACACCTTGGTTTGTTTCCTTTTCCACAAAATGACAATGGAAAGAAATCGTTAAAAGAGCGTTGGACAGAGAATCGTGAACAAATGATTAGTGAGTCAGGTGTGTGTATTTTTTTATTTGGTAATAAACTTGTCGATGGTAAAGTCAAAATTGCTTCAGGCATGATGGAGGAATTTCAAATAGCTAAAGCAAAAGAAAAGATAATCATTCCGATTGCTTCTACTGGATTTGCTGCAAAAGAAATTTTTGATGAGATGAAACAATCAGGAGAATATAGTTATTTAGATAATTACTGGGAAACTTTGGAGACTGAAAAGGATTTCGCTAAAGTATTTTCCACGATTGATAAAATTATCAATGAGGTACGATAA
- a CDS encoding toll/interleukin-1 receptor domain-containing protein, translating into MGIVMRQYNEFYIKLQKEFKPAHNMVIETMPEKFSNKDYVDKFTYMFPDKISKLEKERNYWYGKRIIKKNLVKIQSKRMSLETNDFILETSKYIRRRVRKNILCIEERKTQADEIRKKSLAKLKLQTIKRKKSLDYIQEINPSYLEHYRKRFFKTHDLHERLEIIRELSKYDSKEVHNFFYAINGHVRNQSLKKEVQSYFQRLSLPFRLSRKKKGKTNFIDNEIVTNRKGPEELKKRLYIDDLEKIKKFDIFLSHNSKDEEKIITFYKKLNKNGQVVYIDWVNDKYDLKREWCNTSTVDIIKERIKQSDVFVLYFSSKTLNSQWCAWELGYADAIGKKICIYFSEKIDRTIIPKFYFKYPKLLFSEDFIVKNHGQSDIPFTKWKENKK; encoded by the coding sequence ATGGGGATTGTTATGAGACAATACAATGAGTTTTACATAAAACTACAAAAAGAGTTTAAACCAGCTCATAATATGGTCATAGAGACTATGCCAGAGAAATTTTCTAACAAGGACTATGTTGATAAATTTACTTATATGTTTCCTGACAAAATTTCTAAGCTGGAAAAGGAAAGAAATTATTGGTATGGTAAACGTATTATTAAAAAGAATTTAGTTAAAATTCAGAGTAAAAGGATGTCTTTAGAAACTAATGATTTTATTCTTGAAACATCTAAATATATAAGAAGACGAGTAAGAAAAAATATTTTGTGTATTGAAGAGAGAAAAACTCAGGCAGATGAAATTCGAAAAAAATCTTTAGCAAAATTAAAGCTACAAACTATAAAAAGAAAAAAATCATTAGATTATATTCAAGAAATAAATCCCTCTTATCTGGAACATTATCGCAAAAGATTTTTTAAAACACATGATTTACATGAAAGATTAGAAATCATTAGAGAACTTTCGAAGTATGATTCAAAGGAAGTTCATAATTTTTTCTATGCAATAAATGGTCATGTAAGAAATCAATCGCTAAAAAAAGAAGTTCAGTCGTACTTTCAAAGATTATCTCTACCGTTTAGATTGAGTAGAAAAAAGAAAGGAAAAACAAATTTTATTGATAATGAAATAGTAACAAATAGGAAAGGACCAGAAGAGTTGAAGAAGAGGTTATACATTGATGATCTAGAAAAGATAAAAAAATTTGATATCTTTCTTTCACATAACTCTAAAGATGAAGAAAAAATTATAACCTTTTATAAAAAACTAAACAAAAATGGCCAAGTCGTATATATTGACTGGGTTAATGATAAATACGATCTGAAACGAGAATGGTGTAATACTTCAACAGTCGATATTATCAAAGAGCGTATAAAACAATCGGATGTATTTGTTTTGTACTTTTCAAGTAAGACACTTAATTCTCAGTGGTGTGCTTGGGAATTGGGATATGCAGATGCAATTGGAAAGAAAATATGTATCTATTTTTCAGAAAAAATAGATAGAACAATTATTCCAAAGTTCTACTTTAAATATCCAAAATTACTTTTTTCTGAAGATTTTATAGTTAAAAATCATGGACAGTCAGATATTCCATTTACTAAATGGAAAGAGAATAAAAAATAA
- a CDS encoding tetratricopeptide repeat protein yields the protein MYYGRNNEIEQLKHHFKYSSNDKNSLFIINGFSGSGKTELVKEVSQQIYRNNKEIFILYVDVANDGFESNKFFENLLKGAYIATQFRRNLCLSIPHKYSFSNYLRKQKLTNLTLKHSFKLIKSLISLNVPYKKIIDYPWEEVISEIKEEIFESDLYLRYFYNISKKVRVNIIIDNYQFLPDNIKIKFEDDFNTLQKGISLTIIHRTDEDVSLVDRLDTLDNYTSNVLNLSYLTEEECKLLINNQIDFLDNTMLNQIWQLTKGNYKEIELIINKLADNPNSELLSISDIYNKLSDTQKNILIISSIFPAGMSKEIVFNYIKSIIEDTTEVSNSLNALINAGFVYINGDTNDKIKISHESIVNSILNQTTDSDLKLVTKNLKIYLEQTILSIGIGGELAYLIHCLIHISSLEELRQNIEYIKKLLEIEYRKNSYFYIVSLSKKIFNLIELLPEKYIHYILNSHQWTSNFNDGLTILRNLKIEYYSEHINLYYPRFLIQLYEFNEALNLLEKLENNSGNLLYKLNAYGHLGKDKEAIKLLNENLNSVEKDDFYYIILRNSAHYFPIEQATRNLKLALEYFQVNEQYIPVATVYNNLGVIYTWNREYDLALENLNKAEKILKKYDSNEIFESYCNKSVLFLMKKDYQQSLEYINKSLQMCPKSLTLDVRMLKLNKLVVELVSENISLIDFQNSLRYFEAEIPLIDDPWYKFQVVYNLKQISDIPSVYDQSYIENYKDGLTKYYILISYKNYNFCLGLSPNWRY from the coding sequence ATGTACTATGGACGCAACAATGAAATAGAACAGCTAAAACACCATTTTAAGTATTCTAGCAATGATAAAAATAGTTTATTCATTATAAATGGTTTTAGTGGCAGTGGCAAGACTGAATTAGTTAAAGAAGTTAGTCAACAAATATATAGAAATAATAAAGAAATTTTTATTTTATATGTTGATGTTGCAAATGATGGATTTGAAAGTAATAAATTTTTTGAAAATTTATTAAAAGGAGCTTATATAGCCACTCAATTCAGGAGAAATCTTTGTTTATCTATACCACATAAATATTCGTTCTCAAATTATTTAAGAAAACAAAAACTAACTAATTTAACATTGAAGCATAGTTTTAAACTTATCAAATCATTAATTTCATTAAACGTTCCGTATAAGAAAATTATTGACTATCCTTGGGAGGAAGTTATTTCTGAAATAAAAGAAGAAATTTTCGAAAGTGATCTATATTTACGTTACTTCTATAATATTTCAAAAAAAGTCAGAGTTAACATAATTATTGATAATTATCAATTTTTACCTGATAATATAAAAATAAAATTTGAAGATGACTTCAACACACTTCAAAAAGGAATTTCTTTAACCATAATACATCGAACTGATGAAGATGTCAGTTTAGTTGATAGATTAGATACACTAGATAATTATACTTCTAATGTATTAAATTTATCTTATCTGACAGAAGAAGAGTGTAAATTATTAATAAATAATCAGATTGATTTTCTAGATAATACCATGTTAAATCAAATTTGGCAGTTAACTAAAGGAAATTATAAAGAAATTGAATTAATTATTAATAAACTGGCAGACAACCCTAATTCAGAACTACTTAGTATTTCTGATATTTATAATAAACTTTCAGACACCCAAAAAAATATTTTGATTATATCATCAATTTTTCCAGCTGGTATGAGTAAAGAAATAGTTTTTAACTACATAAAATCTATTATAGAGGACACTACTGAAGTATCTAATTCGTTAAATGCTCTTATTAATGCAGGCTTTGTATACATTAATGGAGATACAAATGATAAGATAAAAATATCACATGAATCAATTGTTAATAGTATATTAAATCAAACTACTGATTCTGATCTTAAATTAGTCACAAAGAATCTTAAAATATATTTGGAACAGACTATCTTATCCATAGGAATAGGTGGTGAATTAGCTTACTTAATTCACTGCTTAATACATATCAGTAGTCTTGAAGAGTTAAGACAAAATATAGAATACATTAAAAAATTACTCGAAATAGAGTATAGAAAAAATTCTTATTTTTATATCGTATCTTTGAGTAAAAAGATATTTAATTTAATAGAATTATTACCAGAGAAATATATACATTATATTTTGAATTCACATCAATGGACTTCAAATTTTAATGATGGTTTAACAATTCTTAGAAATCTTAAAATTGAGTATTATTCGGAACATATAAATTTATATTATCCTAGATTTTTAATTCAACTATATGAATTTAATGAAGCGTTAAATTTACTTGAAAAATTAGAAAACAACTCAGGAAATTTACTCTATAAATTAAACGCTTATGGACATCTAGGTAAAGATAAAGAAGCAATAAAACTTCTTAATGAAAATCTTAATTCAGTAGAAAAAGATGATTTTTATTATATTATTTTACGAAATTCTGCCCATTATTTTCCAATTGAACAAGCTACTAGAAATCTCAAATTAGCATTAGAGTATTTTCAAGTGAATGAGCAGTATATTCCTGTTGCAACTGTATATAATAATTTAGGAGTCATTTATACATGGAATAGAGAATATGATTTAGCTTTAGAAAATCTCAACAAAGCAGAAAAAATACTAAAAAAATATGATTCAAATGAAATTTTTGAATCATATTGTAATAAATCAGTTTTATTTCTAATGAAGAAAGATTATCAACAATCTCTAGAATATATCAATAAATCACTTCAAATGTGTCCTAAATCTTTAACTTTAGATGTTCGTATGCTTAAACTAAATAAATTAGTTGTTGAATTGGTGTCTGAAAATATTTCTCTTATAGATTTTCAGAATTCTTTAAGATACTTTGAGGCAGAAATTCCACTAATAGATGATCCTTGGTATAAATTTCAAGTTGTATATAATCTAAAACAGATTAGTGATATTCCTTCTGTTTATGATCAATCATATATTGAAAATTATAAGGATGGATTAACTAAATACTATATACTAATTTCATATAAAAATTATAATTTTTGTCTTGGTCTATCTCCTAATTGGAGATATTAA